A single window of Nicotiana sylvestris chromosome 3, ASM39365v2, whole genome shotgun sequence DNA harbors:
- the LOC104234653 gene encoding uncharacterized protein translates to MLERVLSSRRAAPVSDDGDDDGDESKTRKHISIPTRITNYLIRTGHLWPCLLIGLVIIVLTSFVYHTRDLVCISASSSDHISRLRFFGFDGLETDFGSLGVPWCRSKHGKTVEWTTKDLIKGLEEFVPIYETRPIKNNMYGMGFDHSFGLWFMTRWLKPELMIESGAFKGHSTWVLRQAMPDTPIISLTPRHPEKYLKKGPAYVDGNCTYFAGKDFVDFGSIDWGKVMKKHGVKNRSQVVVFFDDHQNELKRLKQALKAGFRHLVFEDNYDTGTGDHYSFRQMCDQFYIRGGGHSCFKDSDEARIRGRRKKFWEKAVDIEELCGPGEAWWGVRGQMRDDFNHSNKAISYAEHFKNSRFVESVLDVYWELPPVAGPSLTHQTRYDPARTSGPIVEDGRYGLFQRLGLSRLEASVFNGYTQMVYLQVSQE, encoded by the exons ATGCTAGAAAGGGTGCTCTCTTCGCGGAGGGCGGCGCCGGTCAGTGACGACGGCGATGATGACGGCGACGAATCCAAAACTCGGAAGCACATTTCCATACCGACGAGGATCACAAATTACTTGATTCGAACTGGCCACCTCTGGCCATGCCTTCTCATAGGGCTCGTAATCATTGTGCTCACTTCTTTCGTTTATCACACTCGTGATTTAGTGTGTATCTCAGCTTCCTCTTCCGATCACATTTCTCGTTTGCGATTCTTCGGCTTTGATGGCCTTGAAACCGACTTCGGATCTCTCGGCGTCCCCTGGT GCAGATCGAAACATGGAAAAACTGTTGAATGGACCACAAAGGATTTAATCAAAGGTTTGGAAGAGTTTGTGCCCATATACGAGACACGACCTATCAAGAATAACATGTATGGGATGGGTTTTGACCACAGTTTTGGGCTCTGGTTTATGACTCGCTGGTTAAAACCAGAGTTGATGATTGAGAGTGGCGCGTTCAAGGGACACTCAACTTGGGTTTTGCGACAAGCAATGCCAGATACACCAATCATCTCGCTTACACCCCGTCATCCTGAGAAGTATCTCAAGAAAGGACCTGCTTATGTTGATGGGAACTGCACATACTTCGCTGGAAAAGACTTTGTTGATTTTGGAAGCATTGATTGGGGAAAAGTTATGAAGAAACATGGAGTCAAGAATCGTAGCCAGGTTGTTGTCTTTTTTGATGACCATCAAAATGAATTGAAAAG ACTGAAGCAAGCACTTAAAGCTGGGTTCAGGCATCTTGTGTTTGAGGACAATTATGATACTGGTACTGGAGACCACTATTCCTTCAGGCAGATGTGTGATCAATTTTATATAAGAG GCGGAGGCCATAGCTGCTTTAAGGACAGTGATGAAGCAAGGATcagaggaagaaggaagaaatTCTGGGAGAAAGCTGTTGATATTGAGGAACTTTGCGGTCCTGGTGAAGCTTGGTGGGGTGTGAGAGGGCAAATGCGAGATGATTTTAACCACAGCAATAAGGCCATTTCTTATGCAGAACATTTTAAAAATAGCAGGTTTGTAGAGTCAGTGTTAGATGTTTACTGGGAGCTTCCTCCCGTGGCTGGTCCTTCATTAACTCATCAGACAAGATACGATCCGGCTCGTACATCAGGTCCTATTGTTGAAGATGGCAGGTATGGCTTGTTTCAGAGGCTTGGCTTATCTAGACTGGAGGCATCTGTATTCAATGGTTACACTCAAATGGTCTATCTTCAGGTGTCGCAGGAATGA